In one Oncorhynchus nerka isolate Pitt River linkage group LG7, Oner_Uvic_2.0, whole genome shotgun sequence genomic region, the following are encoded:
- the LOC115131641 gene encoding LOW QUALITY PROTEIN: chromodomain-helicase-DNA-binding protein 4-like (The sequence of the model RefSeq protein was modified relative to this genomic sequence to represent the inferred CDS: inserted 2 bases in 2 codons) — translation MSGSEEDRDDFGAPEDRSLMHDEEEMSENEAPKVKKKKKAKKSRENKSSKRRTSRREDVPMSSPEPMETPEVDRDEERALPHSDSEGSDYNPGKKKKKNRGGTSKEKKRSSTSADRNGGGKDKRKDPEPEEEEDEDDDDDSSEPKTSSQLLDDWGMEDIDHVFSEEDYRSLTNYKAFSQYVRPLIAAKNPKIAVSKMMMVLGAKWREFSTNNPLRGSAAANAALAAANVSAAVDSMVAEVAPPPAPAPVAEPQLPPAPPLKKAKTKEGKGPNARKKSKPTPKPVEKKKVATKKVAPLKIKLGGFNSKRKRSSSEEDEPDVESDFDDASMNSVSVSDGSNSRSSRSKKPKSKPKKKKVEEDGDGYETDHQDYCEVCQQGGEIILCDTCPRAYHMVCLDPDMENAPEGTWSCPHCEKEGKQWEAREDGSEEEEEEVEPEPEEDDHHMEFCRVCKDGGELLCCDSCPSSYHIHCLNPPLPEIPNGEWICPRCTCPPMKGKVQKILTWRWGXPPPPTTIPRPPDLPADQPDPAPLAGRPEREFFAKWSNMSYWHCSWVSELQLELHCQVMFRNYQRKNDMDEPPSIDFGEGDEEKSTKRKAKDPLYAKMEEKYYRFGIKIAWMMIHRILNHSQDKKNNIHYLIKWKDLPYDQATWEAEDMDIPEFDIFRQQYWNHRELMMGDEGKPGKKMKVKGKTKRLDRPPENPVVDPTIKFERQPDYLDSTGGNLHPYQLEGLNWLRFSWAQGTDTILADEMGLGKTVQTAVFLYSLYKEGHSKGPFLVSAPLSTIINWEREFEMWAPDMYVVTYVGDKDSRAVIRENEFSFENNAIRGGKRASKMKKDSSVKFHVLLTSYELITIDMAILGSIDWACLVVDEAHRLKNNQSKFFRVLNNYPLQHKLLLTGTPLQNNLEELFHLLNFLTPERFSNLEGFLEEFADIAKEDQIKKLHDMLGPHMLRRLKADVFKHMPSKTELIVRVELSPMQKKYYKFILTRNFEALNTRSGGNQVSLLNVVMDLKKCCNHPYLFPVAAMEAPKMPNGMYDGSALTKSAGKLTLLQKMMRKLKDGGHRVLIFSQMTKMLDLLEDFLENEGYKYERIDGSITGGMRQEAIDRFNAPGAIQFAFLLSTRAGGLGINLATADTVIIYDSDWNPHNDIQAFSRAHRIGQNKKVMIYRFVTKASVEERITQVAKKKMMLTHLVVRPGLGSKTGSMSKQELDDILKFGTEELFKDELGKGDKEGENKEEDSQVIHYDDMAVDRLLDRNQESETPEETEIGSMNEYLGSFKVAQYVVKDEEEAEEEVQXEIIKQEESVDPDYWEKLLRHHYEQQQEDLARNLGKGKRIRKQVNYNDGSQEDRGSRRDWQDDQSDNNSDYSVASEEGDEDFDERAEANSRRPNRKGMRGDRDKPLPPLLARVGGNIEVLGFNVRQRKAFLNAVMRYGMPPQDAFTTQWLVRDLRGKAEKEFKAYVSLFMRHLCEPGADGAETFADGVPREGLSRQHVLTRIGVMSLIRKKVQEFEHVNGQWSMPWMMELEESKKAAAAAAGAHPDSPGKTPSTGTPADTQPNTPATAPKTPSTGTPADTQPNTPAPADDPSRTEDAVKDGEKEEKKDREGEKESGKTEDPEIIAIPDEDEKAPSPEQKAKEKEEEEPMETDEPTNGEVEKKDGETAEKSAEGGEGTKSPAAEEKTDVSEVKSEDSEAKAEDKKEEKTEEMDTTPASEEKKEQKEEKDGVKVEEPAKLQNGDSVKEGAAAGVSEEKKKAKTRFMFNIADGGFTELHSLWQNEERAATVTKKTNEIWHRRHDYWLLAGIIQHGYARWQDIQNDVKYAILNEPFKAEMNRGNFLEIKNKFLARRFKLLEQALVIEEQLRRAAYLNMSEDPSHPSMALNTRFSEVECLAESHQHLSKESMSGNKPANAVLHKVLKQLEELLSDMKADVTRLPATIARIPPVAVRLQMSERNILSRLASRGPEPQPQQQQMSQQ, via the exons ACCCCTCATTGCGGCCAAGAACCCCAAGATCGCAGTGTCCAAGATGATGATGGTACTGGGCGCCAAGTGGCGTGAGTTCAGCACCAACAACCCCCTGAGAGGCTCCGCTGCGGCCAACGCCGCCCTGGCTGCAGCCAACGTGTCTGCTGCCGTGGACAGCATGGTGGCGGAGGTCGCACCCCCCCCCGCACCCGCCCCGGTCGCCGAGCCTCAACTACCACCCGCCCCGCCTCTGAAAaaggccaagaccaaagagggCAAAGGTCCAAATGCTCGTAAGAAGTCCAAGCCGACCCCCAAGCCCGTAGAGAAGAAGAAGGTGGCTACAAAGAAGGTGGCCCCGCTCAAGATCAAGCTAGGAGGCTTCAACAGCAAGAGGAAACGCTCCTCA AGTGAGGAAGATGAGCCCGACGTGGAGAGTGACTTTGACGACGCCAGCATGAACAGCGTATCCGTGTCGGACGGCTCCAACAGCCGCAGCAGCCGCTCCAAGAAGCCCAAGAGCAAGCCCAAGAAGAAGAAGG TCGAGGAGGATGGTGACGGCTATGAGACGGACCACCAGGACTACTGTGAGGTGTGCCAGCAGGGAGGGGAGATCATTCTGTGCGACACCTGTCCCAGGGCCTACCACATGGTGTGTCTGGACCCCGACATGGAGAACGCCCCAGAGGGCACCTGGAGCTGCCCACACTGT GAGAAGGAGGGCAAGCAGTGGGAGGCGCGGGAGGATGGctcagaagaagaggaggaggaggtggagcccGAGCCGGAGGAGGACGACCACCACATGGAGTTCTGCAGGGTGTGTAAGGACGGTGGCGAGCTGCTCTGCTGCgactcctgtccctcctcctacCACATCCACTGTCTCAATCCGCCCCTGCCTGAGATCCCCAACGGAGAGTGGATCTGCCCCCGCTGCACT tGTCCACCAATGAAAGGCAAGGTGCAGAAGATTCTGACCTGGCGCTGGG GACCCCCTCCACCCACGACCATCCCCCGCCCCCCAGACCTCCCGGCTGACCAGCCAGACCCCGCCCCTCTGGCCGGGCGCCCTGAGAGGGAGTTTTTCGCCAAGTGGAGCAACATGTCCTACTGGCACTGCTCCTGGGTGTCTGAGCTGCAG tTGGAGCTGCACTGTCAGGTGATGTTCAGGAACTACCAGAGGAAGAACGACATGGACGAGCCTCCTTCAATCGACTTTGGCGAGGGCGATGAGGAAAAGAGCACAAAGAGGAAGGCCAAGGACCCGCTCTACGCCAAGATGGAGGAGAAGTACTACCGCTTCGGCATCAAGATTGCTTGGATGATGATTCACCGCATCCTTAACCACAG TCAGGACAAGAAGAACAACATCCACTACCTCATCAAGTGGAAAGACCTCCCCTACGACCAGGCCACCTGGGAGGCCGAGGACATGGACATCCCCGAGTTCGACATCTTCAGACAGCAGTACTGGAACCACAG GGAGCTAATGATGGGCGATGAGGGTAAACCAGGGAAGAAGATGAAGGTGAAAGGCAAGACGAAACGGTTGGACCGGCCTCCTGAGAACCCTGTCGTTGAC CCCACCATCAAGTTTGAGCGGCAGCCTGATTACCTAGACAGTACGGGGGGCAACCTGCACCCCTACCAGCTGGAGGGTCTCAACTGGCTGCGTTTCTCCTGGGCACAGGGCACAGACACTATCCTGGCTGACGAGATGGGTCTGGGCAAGACTGTGCAGACTGCCGTGTTCCTCTACTCACTCTACAAAGAG GGTCACTCCAAGGGCCCGTTCCTGGTGAGCGCCCCCCTATCCACCATCATTAACTGGGAGCGAGAGTTTGAGATGTGGGCCCCAGACATGTACGTGGTGACCTACGTAGGAGACAAGGACAGCAGAGCCGTCATTAGAGAGAATGAGTTCTCCTTCGAGAACAACGCCATCCGCGGAGGCAAGAGAGCTTCTAAGATGAAG AAAGACTCATCGGTGAAGTTCCATGTGCTGCTGACGTCGTATGAGTTGATCACCATCGACATGGCCATCCTAGGTTCCATAGATTGGGCCTGTCTGGTGGTCGATGAAGCCCACAGGCTCAAAAACAACCAGTCCAAG TTCTTTAGGGTGCTGAACAACTATCCTCTCCAGCACAAGCTGCTACTGACCGGTACACCTCTACAGAACAACCTGGAAGAGTTGTTCCACCTCCTCAACTTCCTCACGCCAGAGAGATTCAG taaCCTGGAGGGCTTCCTGGAAGAGTTTGCTGACATCGCCAAAGAGGACCAGATCAAGAAGCTGCACGACATGCTGGGACCCCACATGCTCAGGAGGCTGAAGGCGGACGTCTTCAAACACATGCCCTCCAAGACGGAGCTCATCGTCAGGGTGGAGCTCAGCCCCATGCAGAA GAAGTACTACAAATTCATCCTCACCCGTAACTTTGAGGCCCTGAACACACGAAGTGGTGGGAACCAAGTATCCCTTCTCAATGTGGTGATGGACCTCAAGAAGTGCTGCAATCACCCCTACCTCTTCCCTGTGGCAGCCATG GAAGCCCCAAAGATGCCCAATGGGATGTACGACGGCAGCGCCCTCACTAAGTCTGCCGGGAAACTGACTCTATTGCAGAAGATGATGAGGAAGCTGAAAGACGGAGGGCACAGAGTACTCATCTTCTCTCAA ATGACCAAGATGCTTGACCTGCTGGAGGACTTCCTGGAGAACGAGGGCTACAAGTACGAGCGTATCGACGGCAGCATCACCGGGGGCATGAGGCAGGAGGCCATCGACAGATTCAACG CCCCGGGAGCGATCCAGTTTGCCTTCCTGCTGTCGACGAGAGCTGGAGGTCTGGGTATCAACCTGGCCACCGCCGACACCGTCATCATCTACGATTCCGACTGGAACCCCCACAACGACATCCAG GCGTTCAGCAGAGCTCACCGTATCGGACAGAACAAGAAGGTGATGATCTACCGCTTCGTCACGAAGGCctctgtggaggagaggatcactCAG GTTGCCAAGAAGAAGATGATGTTGACCCACCTGGTGGTGCGTCCTGGTCTGGGCTCCAAGACGGGCTCCATGTCCAAACAGGAGCTGGACGACATCCTCAAGTTCGGCACAGAGGAGCTGTTCAAGGACGAGCTTGGAAAGGGGGACAAAGAAG GTGAGAACAAGGAGGAGGACAGCCAGGTGATCCACTACGATGACATGGCGGTGGACAGACTGCTGGACAGGAACCAGGAGTCCGAAACCCCGGAGGAAACGGAGATCGGGAGCATGAATGAGTACCTCGGCTCCTTCAAGGTGGCCCAGTACGTGGTCAAGGACGAGGAGGAGGCG GAGGAGGAAGTAC AGGAGATCATCAAACAGGAGGAGAGTGTCGACCCAGACTACTGGGAGAAGCTGCTCAGGCACCACTatgagcagcagcaggaggaccTGGCCCGCAACCTGGGCAAGGGCAAGCGCATCCGCAAGCAGGTGAACTACAACGACGGCTCCCAGGAGGACCGAGGTAGTAGACGGG ATTGGCAGGATGACCAATCGGACAACAACTCTGACTACTCTGTGGCCTCCGAGGAGGGTGACGAGGACTTTGATGAGCGGGCAGAAg CCAACTCTCGCAGACCCAACAGGAAAGGCATGCGGGGCGACAGGGACAAGCCACTGCCCCCCTTGCTGGCCAGAGTGGGAGGCAACATTGAG GTGTTGGGCTTCAACGTTCGCCAGAGGAAGGCCTTCCTGAATGCAGTGATGCGTTATGGGATGCCTCCCCAGGATGCATTCACCACCCAGTGGCTGGTCAGAGACCTGCGCGGGAAAGCTGAGAAAGAGTTCAA GGCGTATGTCTCGCTCTTCATGAGGCACCTGTGCGAACCTGGCGCAGACGGAGCCGAGACCTTCGCCGACGGCGTCCCACGTGAAGGGTTGTCGCGGCAACACGTCCTCACCCGCATCGGCGTGATGTCACTGATCCGTAAGAAG GTCCAGGAGTTTGAGCACGTCAACGGCCAGTGGTCCATGCCCTGGATGATGGAGCTGGAGGAGAGTAAAAAGGCTGCGGCCGCTGCAGCTGGAGCCCACCCCGACTCCCCAGGGAAGACCCCCTCCACGGGCACGCCTGCAGACACACAGCCCAACACACCCGCCACAG CCCCCAAAACTCCCTCCACAGGCACACCCGCAGACACGCAACCCAACACGCCCGCCCCAG CAGACGATCCTTCAAGGACTGAGGACGCCGTGAAGGATGGcgagaaagaagagaagaaagaCCGTGAGGGGGAGAAGGAGTCCGGAAAGACGGAAGACCCAGAG ATAATTGCGATCCCTGATGAGGATGAGAAGGCCCCTTCCCCTGAACAGAAAGcaaaggagaaagaggaagaggagcccATGGAAACAGACGAGCCTACCAACGGAGAGGTGGaaaagaaggatggagagactgcGGAGAAGAGtgctgagggaggagaggggaccaAGTCTCCAGCAGCGGAGGAAAAGACGGACGTGTCGGAGGTCAAATCTGAAGATTCTGAGGCCAAAG CAGAAGATAAGAAAGAAGAGAAGACCGAAGAGATGGACACCACTCCTGCCTCGGAGGAAAAGAAAG AGCAaaaggaggagaaggatggagtgaaGGTGGAAGAGCCGGCCAAGCTGCAGAACGGGGACAGCGTGAAGGAGGGAGCGGCGGCCGGAGTCAGTGAGGAGAAGAAGAAAGCGAAGACGAGATTCATGTTTAACATCGCCGACGGAGGATTCACAG AGCTGCACTCCTTGTGGCAGAACGAGGAGAGGGCCGCCACCGTCACCAAGAAGACCAATGAGATCTGGCACCGTCGCCACGACTACTGGCTGCTTGCTGGCATAATACA ACACGGCTACGCACGCTGGCAGGACATCCAGAACGATGTGAAGTACGCCATCCTCAACGAGCCCTTCAAGGCTGAGATGAACCGAGGCAACTTCCTGGAGATCAAAAACAAGTTTCTGGCCAGGAGGTTTAAG CTGCTGGAGCAGGCCTTGGTGATCGAGGAGCAGCTGCGCCGGGCGGCCTACCTCAACATGTCGGAGGACCCTTCCCATCCCTCCATGGCCCTCAACACGCGCTTCAGTGAGGTGGAGTGTCTGGCCGAGTCTCACCAACACCTCAGCAAGGAGTCCATGTCGGGGAACAAGCCCGCCAACGCCGTCCTGCACAAAG TGCTAAAACAGTTGGAGGAGCTTCTCAGTGACATGAAGGCAGATGTCACCCGTCTCCCGGCAACCATCGCCCGGATACCCCCCGTCGCAGTGAGACTCCAGATGTCCGAGAGGAACATCCTGAGCCGCCTGGCCAGCAGAGGCCCCGAACCACAACCTCAACAACAGCAG ATGTCGCAGCAGTAG